A DNA window from Pogona vitticeps strain Pit_001003342236 chromosome 2, PviZW2.1, whole genome shotgun sequence contains the following coding sequences:
- the S1PR2 gene encoding sphingosine 1-phosphate receptor 2 isoform X2, which yields MGNIYTSYFDTSKIVEHYNYTKDKLEKDEPSSLPLTAIAIIVLCCFIILENLLVLVAVWRNKKFHSAMFIFIGNLAFSDLLAGAAFIANVVLSGPATFRLTPIQWFVREGTAFATLAASVFSLLAIAIERHVAITKVKVYSSDKNCRMVLLIGACWVISAAIGGLPILGWNCMHDLDKCSTVLPLYSKQYILFVVLIFTIILFSIVILYVRIYRIVRSSHAEIAGSQTMALLRTVTFVLGAFIMCWLPAFIILLVDASCARKSCAILYQAKYFFAFATLNSAINPIIYTLRSKDMRKEFLRVLCCWGMMGQGKPAERCMIPLRSSSSLDRCTQKQDLPTSPFMKEHSTFV from the coding sequence ATGGGGAACATTTACACATCCTATTTTGACACGTCCAAGATTGTGGAGCACTATAACTACACCAAAGATAAGCTGGAGAAAGACGAGCCTTCCTCACTTCCACTCACCGCCATTGCCATCATTGTGCTTTGCTGCTTCATTATCTTGGAGAACCTGTTAGTGCTGGTGGCGGTTTGGAGGAACAAGAAGTTCCACTCAGCCATGTTCATCTTCATCGGCAACCTGGCCTTCTCGGACCTGCTGGCAGGTGCAGCTTTCATTGCCAATGTGGTCCTCTCAGGCCCTGCCACCTTCCGCCTCACTCCCATCCAGTGGTTTGTGCGAGAGGGCACAGCTTTTGCCACACTGGCAGCCTCTGTCTTCAGCCTGTTGGCTATCGCCATAGAGCGCCACGTGGCCATCACCAAGGTGAAGGTCTACAGCAGTGACAAGAACTGCCGGATGGTGCTCCTGATCGGGGCCTGCTGGGTCATCTCGGCAGCCATCGGGGGACTCCCCATCCTGGGCTGGAACTGCATGCATGACTTGGACAAGTGCTCCACCGTCCTACCCCTTTATTCCAAACAGTACATCCTCTTTGTGGTGTTGATTTTCACCATCATCCTCTTCTCCATCGTGATCCTGTATGTCCGGATCTACCGCATTGTCCGCTCCAGCCATGCTGAGATAGCTGGTTCTCAGACGATGGCCTTACTCCGGACGGTCACGTTTGTCCTGGGAGCTTTCATTATGTGCTGGCTGCCAGCCTTCATCATCCTTTTGGTGGATGCCTCCTGCGCCAGGAAGTCTTGCGCCATCCTTTACCAGGCGAAATACTTCTTTGCCTTTGCCACCCTCAACTCAGCCATCAACCCCATCATCTACACGCTCCGCAGCAAGGACATGAGGAAGGAGTTCCTGCGGGTGCTTTGCTGCTGGGGAATGATGGGGCAGGGGAAGCCGGCCGAGCGCTGCATGATTCCCCTCCGCAGCTCCAGCTCCTTGGACCGCTGCACCCAAAAGCAGGACCTGCCCACCTCACCCTTCATGAAGGAGCATTCCACGTTTGTGTGA